A part of Aspergillus oryzae RIB40 DNA, chromosome 7 genomic DNA contains:
- a CDS encoding uncharacterized protein (predicted protein): protein MVYPLPPSNPRAIRLSRTLSASPTPAPHRITSHILKSSTQVRNLWGCSRQRFGNLDAYAQIRIARYQRLSQSRTGGTPAIHPRKPQVLWGHQHHYRHPWWNTRWGWTRSKPHAPGSTQHATRPQKSFWEAESARMQQRMEQIQKEIAADPYTALFGRRFQVLDFPSNIENRIMSACRSVFGVGKADEIDRTTPVAQAKGVQDLEYDPIRNRMVPRKSSEQTTVTGGRESPDTLVRNPTRYENKSGYLSVVDRSKEHSNEGASARQDSEPVKENQTDPSNIRGQPDTESGGATLNEPHQRQNSVERPVSEVESHENDMKKQLDSERGTQADVPDNQNCSKSPGFNPDHNKSTGAAVLEPAQQQELRMREERAEDLDLLRASDIRSLYNAKSLNGESEVRRKTRKDLDNAFDSYVDPVSDVRAQDVRARFQEPESASSVIGTTSGPATLESTTQFHSEDSSKSFELSVQEERTDASFPGKHAHKNTHVTAGSSLIGDTYHVLAYDPSTLQITRAETNSSFHTTHEFLHPSEILPRLNNPSKFLPYFEEMQTDGYEIVSGGGDILVFRKSLVEKAKSELGAYVRDEPLFSDEASRRSITADTASPASGPGPDCSETNVPPPKSRSRAGKILRRMLIGGFATAATCYALGVVSEYFRTGGQDGRGIDGFTEFESERRHRDRG, encoded by the coding sequence ATGGTGTACCCTCTTCCACCGTCAAACCCGAGAGCGATAAGGCTTTCCAGAACGTTATCGGCAAGCCCGACTCCAGCTCCACACCGGATCACCTCCCACATCCTAAAGAGCTCCACTCAAGTCCGAAACCTATGGGGATGTTCTCGCCAACGATTCGGAAACCTTGATGCCTACGCACAGATACGGATAGCCCGATATCAACGCCTTTCTCAATCGAGAACAGGTGGTACACCGGCCATTCATCCACGAAAACCCCAAGTACTATGGGGCCATCAACACCACTACCGTCACCCGTGGTGGAATACAAGATGGGGCTGGACTAGATCCAAACCCCACGCCCCCGGATCCACTCAGCATGCGACACGCCCTCAGAAGAGCTTCTGGGAAGCGGAAAGTGCCCGGATGCAGCAGAGGATGGAGCAGATACAGAAAGAAATCGCCGCCGATCCATACACAGCGCTTTTCGGGAGAAGGTTTCAGGTGTTGGACTTCCCCAGTAACATAGAGAATAGGATTATGTCGGCGTGTCGTTCGGTTTTCGGCGTGGGCAAAGCAGACGAGATCGACAGAACCACCCCTGTTGCGCAGGCCAAGGGTGTGCAGGACCTTGAATATGATCCGATTCGTAATCGTATGGTCCCTAGGAAATCGTCCGAGCAAACCACCGTTACAGGCGGCAGAGAATCTCCGGACACCCTTGTCAGAAACCCCACGCGGTATGAAAACAAGAGCGGCTACCTCTCTGTTGTCGATCGGTCGAAAGAGCATTCAAATGAGGGTGCAAGTGCAAGGCAAGATTCAGAGCCGGTGAAGGAAAACCAGACAGATCCATCAAATATCAGGGGACAACCAGACACAGAATCAGGCGGAGCTACTCTCAATGAACCTCATCAGCGTCAGAATTCCGTCGAACGCCCGGTATCAGAAGTGGAAAGTCATGAAAACGATATGAAAAAGCAACTCGATTCGGAGCGTGGGACACAAGCGGATGTACCTGACAATCAAAATTGTTCCAAATCTCCAGGATTCAACCCAGACCATAACAAATCCACCGGCGCCGCAGTTCTGGAACCAGCTCAACAACAAGAATTACggatgagagaagagagggcaGAGGATCTGGACCTCCTGCGTGCTAGCGACATCCGTTCGTTATATAATGCAAAGAGCTTGAATGGAGAGTCCGAGGTGCGGCGCAAGACGCGCAAGGACTTGGATAACGCGTTTGACTCTTATGTAGACCCCGTCAGCGATGTCAGGGCTCAAGACGTAAGAGCGAGGTTTCAGGAACCGGAGTCCGCATCGTCAGTGATCGGAACAACAAGCGGACCCGCCACACTGGAAAGTACGACTCAATTCCATTCAGAAGACAGTTCCAAAAGCTTTGAGTTATCTGTCCAAGAAGAGCGCACGGATGCATCGTTTCCTGGCAAGCATGCTCACAAGAACACCCATGTCACTGCCGGCAGCTCTCTGATCGGCGACACTTACCACGTTTTAGCATATGATCCTTCGACCCTCCAGATCACACGAGCAGAGACAAACTCATCCTTTCATACAACGCACGAGTTCCTTCACCCTTCAGAAATACTTCCACGACTGAATAACCCATCCAAGTTCTTGCCATATTTCGAAGAGATGCAAACCGATGGCTACGAAATTGTCTCGGGCGGCGGAGATATACTTGTGTTTAGAAAGTCTCTCgtggagaaagcgaagagCGAGCTTGGTGCCTATGTGAGAGACGAACCCTTGTTCAGCGATGAGGCTTCACGTCGATCAATTACTGCCGACACCGCTAGCCCTGCATCTGGTCCTGGTCCTGATTGCTCTGAAACCAATGTACCTCCTCCAAAGAGCAGAAGTAGAGCTGGCAAAATCCTACGCCGGATGCTCATCGGTGGGTTTGCCACGGCAGCAACGTGCTATGCCCTCGGTGTTGTCAGCGAATATTTTCGAACCGGTGGACAAGATGGACGAGGTATTGACGGGTTTACCGAATTTGAATCCGAAAGGCGGCACAGGGATCGAGGTTAG
- a CDS encoding putative di-, tri-valent inorganic cation transporter (Zn2+ transporter ZNT1 and related Cd2+/Zn2+ transporters (cation diffusion facilitator superfamily)) — MGFKITRSQRLSAVIGISSVFFVAEISSKDALLFFFLPFLRFLVFAPCCLRIVGFYTHSLALIADAFHYLNDLIGFIVALVALRVGYLDSSQRLHKRLTDDAPKSLSFGWQRAQLLGAFFNGALLFALGISVFLQSIERFISMQYVENPKLMFIMGAVGLGLNLISAIFLHGASGLRWAEHDHGHGHHEHSAGPLSPIPHSSYESDISEHHNHKHQMHGTQPTSLGHDLGMLGVLLHVVSDAANNLGVMAAALVIWLAHYEGRHKYGDRHDDYAVFTSSRYLDLVLDCVVTQLRLCIVRRSGLILLESAPNGLDPADVKHDLEKARTNASGATSREAILVPGVLAIHELHIWRLNQNKTLASVHVVVSDPSVTNFAKTTKTINECFHAYGIHSATLQPETCSMAEVICTEHESVETVQELRKRSLEKCQMMCGTLCEELTCCG, encoded by the exons atGGGCTTCAAAATAACGCGCTCACAGCGTTTGTCCGCAGTGATTGGGATTTCCTCGGTTTTCTTCGTGGCGGAGATTTCCAGTAAAGAcgccttgttgttcttcttcctccctttcctgcGTTTTCTGGTGTTTGCGCCTTGTTGTCTCAGGATCG TCGGATTTTATACGCATTCTTTGGCTTTGATCGCTGATGCCTTCCACTAC TTGAATGATCTGATCGGCTTTATAGTGGCATTGGTGGCTCTCAGGGTAGGATACCTGGACTCTTCCCAAAGACTACACAAACGACTAACGG ACGATGCGCCCAAATCCTTGTCCTTCGGATGGCAGCGAGCCCAGCTACTCGGCGCTTTCTTTAACGGTGCGCTTCTTTTCGCCCTGGGGATCAGCGTGTTCCTACAATCGATAGAGCGATTCATTTCAATGCAGT ATGTGGAGAATCCCAAGCTTATGTTCATCATGGGCGCTGTGGGATTGGGTCTGAATCTGATCAGTGCAATCTTCCTGCATGGTGCGTCTGGTCTCCG ATGGGCAGAACATGACCACGGACACGGTCATCATGAGCATTCGGCAGGACCGTTGTCCCCGATTCCACATAGCAGTTATGAGTCAGATATCTCCGAG CATCATAATCACAAACACCAAATGCATGGCACGCAACCGACCTCCCTGGGACATGATTTGGGTATGCTAGGTGTTTTGCTCCACGTGGTCAGCGATGCGGCCAATAACCTAGGGGTCATGGCTGCGGCCTTGGTGATCTGGCTGGCACATTATGAGGGCAG GCACAAGTATGGGGATCGCCATGATGATTATGCTGTCTTCACTTCCTCTCGGTATCTTGATCTCGTCTTGGATTGCGTGGTGACTCAGCTGAGACTGTGTATAGTGCGACGATCTGGCCTGATTCTGTTGGAGAGCGCTCCAAACGGGTTGGATCCGGCGGACGTTAAacatgatctggaaaaggCACGTACTAATGCTTCGGGAGCAACATCCAGAGAAGCCATCCTT GTACCTGGTGTTTTAGCCATCCATGAGCTTCACATCTGGCGTCTGAATCAGAACAAGACTCTAGCATCGGTCCACGTCGTAGTCTCCGATCCGTCCGTAACGAACTTTGCGAAGACGACCAAGACCATCAACGAGTGCTTTCATGCGTACGGCATCCATTCGGCAACACTCCAGCCGGAAACGTGTTCCATGGCGGAGGTCATCTGTACAGAGCATGAATCGGTGGAGACCGTGCAGGAGCTACGCAAGAGATCGCTGGAGAAATGCCAAATGATGTGCGGAACGTTGTGTGAGGAGTTGACATGCTGTGGGTAG